The Armatimonadota bacterium genome contains the following window.
CCTTTTTATCGAGCTCACTTACTCCATAACTATCCCTAAGACGACCTTCAGCTAGGGTCTCCATATATAGCAGGTCACCATCATATGGCCAATCTTCATCGCTATCCAGGACGGTATATAGATGTTCCTTAAGCAATTTTTCTACTGCCGCCCGATAATCAGCAAGATTTTCACGATGTTGCCGTATAAGCTCCAAGAAATCAGCTGCGGCAACAGTTGAAGTGGAAGGGAAAGACGTTTCAGCAATTTTGCAAAAGCGTTTGACGGCGCCAATTGCATCAAGCCGCTCTCGTCCATCAGGCCTAAGTTTGGCTGGAACAAACTTACTACTAATCTTCTTCCAATATGACAAGGCATTGTCAGATTTTATACGCAATGCAGACCGACGCCCACTCAACGTATCTTTCAATCCGTCCTCCCCGGATCCGTCCTTCCCGGCAGCGTTAAAGTGCCGAGTACGCTTTACAGCATCCAATACTCTTGAGGCTTCGTTAAAGGCATCTTTATACGAGCGATTCTCCAGCGAAGCCGCTGCCCAGTAGACTTCCCATAAATTGTTGATTTGTCGCTCCCATATTTTATTCCATTCATCATCAGGCTTTGGTTCTATTGACTCTAACTTTTTCTTTGCCTCGTCCGCAATCTTCATCCATTCATTCAAAAGGGCTTTATGAGCCTTCTCTGCTATTCCCTTTGCTTTTTCCCAAGGCACAACTGCCACGAGCTTATTTGGAACGTCAGCATCGAGTTTTTGCGGATAGATTAGCCTATCTTCCCCAATTGCTCTTCCAGCTGCCCTTGCCAACTCCACAAGTATTTTGCTACCCGTGAATAAATCTGCCAAGCGCCTTGCTTCCGCTATGAACTGCTGGACCGGACTGAACGTAAATATGATTATTGCATCGCTCATGAGTTCCACCCCTTTACCTTCACAACCTTGCCTTGAAATTTTTCATTCAAGAAATTGCTAATTTTGTCGTAATTAGCCCCTTTAAACGAAGAAGCAAGGACGCAGAAAAGCAAGCCGTATTCATCTTTATTTGTTTTTATTGGCCTAACCCACAGGGG
Protein-coding sequences here:
- the cas10 gene encoding type III-B CRISPR-associated protein Cas10/Cmr2; translated protein: MSDAIIIFTFSPVQQFIAEARRLADLFTGSKILVELARAAGRAIGEDRLIYPQKLDADVPNKLVAVVPWEKAKGIAEKAHKALLNEWMKIADEAKKKLESIEPKPDDEWNKIWERQINNLWEVYWAAASLENRSYKDAFNEASRVLDAVKRTRHFNAAGKDGSGEDGLKDTLSGRRSALRIKSDNALSYWKKISSKFVPAKLRPDGRERLDAIGAVKRFCKIAETSFPSTSTVAAADFLELIRQHRENLADYRAAVEKLLKEHLYTVLDSDEDWPYDGDLLYMETLAEGRLRDSYGVSELDKKELSEAQKKLSEIYGKVGCYPSPYYAIIMLDGDKMGERIDKLLETENPEEEHKKFSGRLAEFAASVPDLIENKKWLVYNGGDDVLLLCPLSKAIHLANKLAQKFSETVGEVTASAGIAIVHHLYPLDASLSAARRAEAEAKRLRGKNAVCLHILKRSGEEVRIGSKWDGLEERFNLIVSCFKEKKLASKFAYDVLDEARIVTGLENKDACLACIKRLIKRHKSDMLSQEEEDSLLSKMDEWIDALDEITPKENNKPQGFAELGRWLVFAQFIAQGGVE